AATTATTGAAAAATTATTACAATTATTAGGGTGACGTTAAGGTTCATTCTGGTATGTTCGGGTCGGATTAGCGAACTTGAATAAGCGGAAAGGACCCATGCTAAGCATTAAAAACCTCACCAAGACCTACGATAACGGGGTGAAAGCCCTGAACAATGTCAATCTGGAGATCCCCAAGGGCATGTTTGGCCTGCTGGGTCCCAACGGGGCCGGGAAATCCAGCCTGATGCGGACCATTGCAACCCTGCAATCGGCCGACAGTGGCAGCATTCATTTCGATGGTATCGATGTGATGGCCGATCCCATGAAGCTGCGGACCATGCTGGGCTACTTGCCCCAGGACTTTAATGTGTATCCCCGTGTGACCGCGTTGGATTTGCTGGATCATCTGGCGGTGCTTAAAGGTATTGGCAATGCCAAAGAGCGCAAGGAAATCGTTGAAGGCCTGCTGGCTCACACCAACCTCTATCAACACAGATTCAAGTCTGTCAGCGGTTACTCCGGCGGGATGCGCCAGCGCTTTGGTATTGCCCAGGCCTTGCTGGGCGACCCCAAGCTGCTGATTGTGGATGAGCCCACAGCAGGCCTTGACCCAGAAGAGCGCAACCGTTTCCACAACTTGCTCGTTAGCCTGGGTGAGGAGCGGGTAGTCATTCTCTCGACCCACATAGTGGAAGATGTGGCCGAATTGTGCCCACAGATGGCAGTACTGGCATCGGGCAGCATACTGCTTGAAGGCAACCCACAACAGCTGGTGGACTCGCTGAATGGCAGAATATGGCGCCGTACCGTGTCCCAGCAGGAAGCTGCAGAGCTTGAAGCCCGCCTGCCGGTGATTTCCAAGCGTCTTTTCGCCGGTCGTACCGTGCTGAATGTGATGTCCGATGCCTGTCCCGAAGGTTTTGAAGGCACAGATGCCGGGCTTGAGGATTTGTATTTCTCAACCCTGCACAGCCACAGAAGCCATCAGGCCGCATAGGAGAGGGCAGCATGTTTTTACACACACTCTCCTTTGAATGGCGCTACTATTTGCGTCAGCCGTCCTTTTATGTGGTTGGGATGTTGTTGTTTCTGGTGTGCTTTTTTGCCACTGCAACCGATAACGTCCAAATTGGCAGTGGCGGCGAAGTCTTAAAAAACAGTCCATTCGCCATCGGCCAGACCCTGCTCATCACGGGGGTAATCGCCATGTTTGCTGTGGTGAACTTCGTTGGCAGCACGGCGGTACGTAACCAGCAATGCCTGATGGAAGAGCTGCTTTATGTTAAGCCGCTGTCGCCCATTGGCTATCAGCTCGGCCGCTTTGCCGGCAGCGCGCTGGTGGTGATGACCCTCTTCACCCTGGCGCCCCTTGGGCATCTGCTGGGTTCTCTGATGCCCTGGGTGGATTCCAGTCGCTTTGGGGACATCTCCCTCTGGTTTTACCTCAAGCCCATGTTACTGCTGGTGATGCCAAGTCTGCTGTTTTTGTCGGCGCTCTTTTATGCCATGGCGCAGAAGTTCCGCTCCATGATGGCCCTGTATCTTACAGCGGTGGCGGTGTTTATTCTCTATGGTTTGGCAGGACAGCTGGCAAGCCAGCCACAGTACCGTGAGATTGCGGCCTTGCTCGACCCTTTCGCGCTTCGTACCTACAGCCAGGTGGCGCGCTACTGGACCATTGCCGAGAAAAACACCATCAGCATGGGGCTTGAGGGCCTGATGCTGCAAAACCGGATTCTCTGGCTCAGTATTACCGCTTTTATTCTGGCTATCAGTGGCTTGCACCGTCAGCCATCCCTGACCCGTCGCACAGAAGGGAAAAAGCAGCGTGTCTACAAGGTACCTGTAATGCCACCCTTGGCGGCGCTGGTGCGTAAACCCAATATCAGTGGCAGCGCCCAGTTCTGGACCCGGGTCAGCTTTGAGGTGAAGCAGGTACTCTTTACTGCACCTTTCTATATTCTTGGTGCCCTGAGTATCTTTAACCTGCTGGGGCCCATGATTGCCGGGGACCTGAACTGGTATGGCACCAGCAACTGGCCTCTGACCCAGGACATGGTTGACCTGATTGTGGGTTCCACCGGCCTTCTGATGGTCATCATCCTGGTGTTTTACTGCGGTGAAATCGTCTGGCGTGAGCGCAGTACAGGCATGGGCGACATCATCGACAGCCTGCCGGTATCCAATCGGGTGTTCCTGAGCTCCAAGTTCGTGGCGTTGTCGCTGGTGATGGTAATTTTGTACCTGATTGCCATGCTGACCACCATCTGCTTTCAGCTTATCAAGGGGCAGATGAACCTTGAGCTGTCGCAATACGCCATCCGCTTGGGCTTTATGATTTTGTTGCCCCTGATGATGTCGGCGGTACTGGCATTTTTCTTCCAGGTGTTGGCACCCAACAAGTATGCCGGTATGGGTCTGTACGTGGGCTATTACGTCCTCAGTCTGATCCTGGCGAGCTGGGGGTTTGGCCACAGCCTGAATAACTTTGCCAGCTCACCCACCTTGCCATACTCCGACATGAATGGTTACGGCTGGTCGTTGCAAAGCCATGCCCTGTATATGCTGTACTGGGGCGCCTTCTCGGTGCTGCTGTTCCTGCTGGCGTTCGGCTTATATCGTCGCGGCCCTGAAGTGGGGCTCAAGCATCGTTTTGGGCTTTTGAAATATCAGCTTGGCAGCGGCGGCCGTGTGCTGGCCTTTGCCTCTGTGGCGGTATTTGCGGGCATGGGCGCTTATCTCTTTTACCAAACCACAGTGGTCAATGAGTATCGTATTCCCGATGAGATGACCGACAGTCAGGCCGATTACGAAAAGCGTTACAGCCAGTACGCCGATGCGCCCGTGCTGTCGCCTGTGAGCGTGAAAGGTCACTTCGATATTTACCCAGGCGAGCGCCGCCTTAAGGCCCGGGTTGAGATGCGTTGGCAAAACCGCAGCGGTGAGCCTATCTCCCGCATGCTGGTAAGCCTGCCGGAGCATACCGACAGGGCGTCGCTGAAGTTCGATATTCCCGGTGCCCGTTTGACCGATGAGGATGACTCCCTGCCGGTGGCCTGGCTGGTGTTTGATACCCCCATTGCCGATGGCGCCGAGGTCGCAGGTGAGATAAGCCTGGTGCGGGAAAGCAAGGGCATTGCAGAGAACAACTTTGATCTTATGCTGGTAGAGAACGGCACCTTTATCAATAACTTTGAATTGTTGCCTGTGTTTGGCTACCAGAGCGATGCCGAGCTGCTCGACAGACACGAGCGTGAAAAACGTGGGCTGTCACCCAAGGACAGGGCCAACAAACTCGAAGATGAGCGTTTCCACAAGGTCAACTTCTTTGGTCCCCAGGGCAGCTTTATTGACTTTGAAGCCACAGTGTCCACGGCTGGGGATCAAACGGCGCTGGTGCCCGGTTACCTGACCAAGTCCTGGCAGGAAAATGGCCGCAACTTTTTCCATTACAAAATGGACAGTCCCATGGTGAATTTCTTCTCCATAGTGTCTGGCCGTTACGCGGTGAAAAAGGAAGTGTATCAGGGCATTAGTATCGAGGTTTACTATCATCCGGATCACCCCTGGAACGTTGACCGTATGATGGAATCGGTGCGTGACTCCGTCGATTACTTCACTGCGGCCTTTGGCCCTTATCAGCATCGTCAGCTGCGGATAATGGAGTTTCCGGGTTACCGCTCCTTTGCCCAGAGCTTTGCCAACACTGTGCCTTACTCTGAGCGCATTGGCTTTATTACCGACCTTAGAGATCCCGACAAGATTGACCCTGTGTACTATGTGACCGCCCACGAGGTGGCCCACCAGTGGTGGGGCCATCAGGTGGGGGCGGCCGATGTGCAGGGCAGTGCGGTGATTTCCGAGAGCCTGTCGCAGTATGCTGCGCTGATGGTGATGGAGAAGAAATACGGCGGCCATATGCTCAGGAAGTTCCTGCGCTACGAGCTTGACCGTTACCTGCGCGGCCGTGGTGGTGAGCGTATTGGCGAGATGCCGCTGCTTCGCAGCGAAAATCAGCAGTACATCCATTACCAGAAAGGGTCTGTGGTGATGATGGCCATCAAGGACATGGTGGGTGAAGAGAAGCTCAACGCCAATCTCGCCGCCTTCCTCGAGCGTTATCGTTATCGCACTGACCCCTTCCCAACCACCCTGGATTTGCTTTCGTACCTGAAGCAAGGCCTCGATGACGAAGAGCTGGCCTTTGTGGACAGTGCCTTCAGAGACATCAAGCTCTACGACCTGCGCCTGACCAATGCCAAGGTTACCGAGCTTGATAACGGCAAGGTGCGGGTGGATTTGGATATCCATGCCGGGCTGCTCAAGGCCGATAATGAAGGCAAGGAGCAGGAAGAGGCCTTCAACGAGCGGGTGGATATTGGGCTCTTTGCTGCCGATCCTGACAGCATTGACTCTGAAGAGCAGGTGCTTTTGCTGGAAAAACACCCACTCAAATCCGGTGACAATCAGTTGTCCTTTGAGCTGGATAAAGCCCCAAGCTACGTGGGTGTTGACCCCTTCGTGAAACTGGTGGACAGAGACAGTAAAGACAACATCTTCAAGCTGTAACTGTTTGATATTAAAAACGCGGACTCTCAATGAGGCCGCGTTTTTTTATGCCTGATGCAGTACAGATAAATGCAAATTTGCTTGAGTGCTCAAGGCCGAGTGCCTATTGTGGTTTGAGGTAACCTGCGCTCCCGTGAGCATGGGCGCTTCTGTCCCCCGGCTGGGGCAGGACGCTTTACGCATCCAGCCGGATTGCGGTTTTTCGCCGTTTATGCGGCTGTTCCCTGGCACAGGTTAAGGTGACGGCAAGGTCACAAAGTCGCACAAGGAGAGGTTATGGATACCTATCTCGCATTCAAGGTAAAACACTGGTTGGCACGGGATCCCGACGCCAAAAGCCGCGCCGCACTGGACGCTTTGGTGGCGGCAGGGGATGACAGGGCACTCGAAGCCGCCTTCGATGGCAGACTGGCCTTTGGTACCGCCGGTATTCGCGGCATTGTCGGCCCGGGCCCCATGGGCATGAATCGCCTGCTGGTGCGCGAAACCAGTGCCGGTCTTGGCGCTTATCTCGAGGCACAAATCAAGGATGCCAAGCGTCGGGGGCTGGTAATTGGTTTTGATGGCCGCCATGACTCACGGGTATTTGCCCACGATGCGGCCTGCGTGCTCAGCGCCATGGGCTTTAAAGTCCGGCTGACCAGCCATGTTGCCCCCACACCGCTGGTGGCCTTTGGGGTAAAACATTTTGAGGCCGCCGCCGGTATTGTGGTTACCGCCAGCCATAATCCGCCCAAATACAATGGCTATAAGGTGTATTGGGAAAACGGCGCGCAGATTATCCCGCCCCACGACGCCGGCATCGCCGCCTGCATCGACCGGGCAGCCAATCTTGAACTGCCCTGGATGCCGGAGCCCGAAGCGGTTAAACAGGGGCGGCTTTCCTTTTTGCAGGATGATTTTTTCGAGCGCTATCGCCGCGCCATTTTACATTCGCCACTGCTGCACCCGGCCGGTGAAAGTCAGGCGGGGCGCGCCAGTCTGGGGATTGCCTATACCGCGATGCACGGGGTGGGTGCCCCCATGGCCGAGCGGGTGCTCAGGGATGCGGGTTTCAGCCAGGTATACAGCGTGGCGGCCCAGCGTGAGCCCGATGGCAATTTCCCCACGGTGAACTTTCCCAATCCCGAGGAGCCCGGTGCCATGGATATGGTTATCAATGAGGCCAGTGACAAGGGCGCCATGCTGGCCTGTGCCAACGATCCGGACGCCGACCGCTTTGCGCTGGCGGCCCGCCAGCGCAATGGCGGGTATCGGATGCTGTCAGGGGATCAGACCGGCGCCTTATTGTGTGATTATCTGCTGTCCCATTGGCAAGGTGCAGGCGTGCCCTTGGTGGGCAACACCATAGTCTCGTCGGCGCTCCTGCACGCCATTGCCGCCCATTATGGTGCCCGCAGCTACACCACGCTCACCGGCTTTAAGTGGCTGATGAACACCGCGCAGCAGTTGGAAACCCCGCAGCAGCCGTTTCTCTTTGCCTACGAAGAGGCCCTGGGGTACACGGTGGGCAATCTGGTGTGGGATAAAGACGGCATCAGCGCCCAGCTGTGTTTTGCCAATCTGGCGGCCGAGCTTCTGGCCGAAGGCAAGGATGTGTGGGCGGCGCTGGAGCGGCTCTATCGCCGCCATGGGCTCTATGTGAACCGGCAGGTGAGCATTGCCCTCGGGGAAGGGACGCCGGATATAGGTGCCTGGCTCAGGGATAATCCGCCAACCGAGATAGACAAGCGGCCTGTGACCGCCCTCGAAGACTTAAAGCACCTGCGTAAAGTGTACGCCGATGGCCGGGAAGAGGTGATTGCTCTGCCTGCCAGCGATGTACTCATTTACCATTTGGGCGCCTCGGCCGCCACGCCGGGCTCCACCGCCCGGGTGATAGTCAGGCCATCGGGCACTGAACCCAAGATAAAATGCTACTACGAGCTGGTATTGCCCATGGCAGACGGGATTGCCATGGCCGATGCCCAGCGCGAAGGGGATGCCCTCATGGCCGCGCTGGTGGATGGTCATCAGGCGAGTCTGCCCCGCTGAAACCGAAAAAATCCGACTCCTGACAAACCCTGCTGACACCATGTTGTCAGCAGGGGGGGATTAAGCTGACTCTATCGATGAGACGCGAAGTAATATCTACTTCAACGCATTGATATATATAGTTTACTCAACAAGGAGATATGGATATGCAAGCAACTCAACCTCTGGTGTGGGGCGAAATCGCGGTCGGTGACATGGCAAGAGCCATCGCCTTCTACCAAACCCAGTTTGGCGTGAGTTTTCGCCGGGAAGACATGGATGAAGTGGAATACGCCATCCTCGAATGCAGCGACGAGAAAGCGGCCACCATCGGCCTGATGAAACACCCCGAGTTCAAGCCTGGTCAGGGGGGCGCCTGTCTGTACCTGCATCTGGCAGATAACCTTGGCCCGCTGGTGGGCAAACTGGAGCAGAACCAGGTACAAATCGTCATGCCCCCCATGGGCATCAAGGGCGGCGAGTGTGGCTACATAGCCCTGTTTGTGGACAGTGAAGGCAACACAGTCGGCCTGTGGAGCCCCACGCTCTGAAGATGTTGGGCATAAAGACATGGGTATTTTGGTACTGAGCCAGCAATAACAGAAGACCTTGGGCCGGGCGCATTGGCGTTCCGGCCCTTGCATGGATAGGGTATGCGCCGCGCAGACAGACTGTTTCAAATTGTGCAAATCTTAAGGCACAGACGCCTGACCACGGCGGCGCAGCTCGCCGAGCGCCTGGCGGTGTCGCCAAGAACCATCTACCGGGATATTCAGGACCTGTGTCTCTCGGGTATTCCCATCGAAGGGGAGGCCGGTGTTGGCTACCTGCTGCGCCAGGAAGTGAATGTGCCGCCGCTGATGTTCAACGAGGTGGAGCTGG
The window above is part of the Shewanella litorisediminis genome. Proteins encoded here:
- a CDS encoding ABC transporter ATP-binding protein, with protein sequence MLSIKNLTKTYDNGVKALNNVNLEIPKGMFGLLGPNGAGKSSLMRTIATLQSADSGSIHFDGIDVMADPMKLRTMLGYLPQDFNVYPRVTALDLLDHLAVLKGIGNAKERKEIVEGLLAHTNLYQHRFKSVSGYSGGMRQRFGIAQALLGDPKLLIVDEPTAGLDPEERNRFHNLLVSLGEERVVILSTHIVEDVAELCPQMAVLASGSILLEGNPQQLVDSLNGRIWRRTVSQQEAAELEARLPVISKRLFAGRTVLNVMSDACPEGFEGTDAGLEDLYFSTLHSHRSHQAA
- a CDS encoding ABC transporter permease/M1 family aminopeptidase; the encoded protein is MFLHTLSFEWRYYLRQPSFYVVGMLLFLVCFFATATDNVQIGSGGEVLKNSPFAIGQTLLITGVIAMFAVVNFVGSTAVRNQQCLMEELLYVKPLSPIGYQLGRFAGSALVVMTLFTLAPLGHLLGSLMPWVDSSRFGDISLWFYLKPMLLLVMPSLLFLSALFYAMAQKFRSMMALYLTAVAVFILYGLAGQLASQPQYREIAALLDPFALRTYSQVARYWTIAEKNTISMGLEGLMLQNRILWLSITAFILAISGLHRQPSLTRRTEGKKQRVYKVPVMPPLAALVRKPNISGSAQFWTRVSFEVKQVLFTAPFYILGALSIFNLLGPMIAGDLNWYGTSNWPLTQDMVDLIVGSTGLLMVIILVFYCGEIVWRERSTGMGDIIDSLPVSNRVFLSSKFVALSLVMVILYLIAMLTTICFQLIKGQMNLELSQYAIRLGFMILLPLMMSAVLAFFFQVLAPNKYAGMGLYVGYYVLSLILASWGFGHSLNNFASSPTLPYSDMNGYGWSLQSHALYMLYWGAFSVLLFLLAFGLYRRGPEVGLKHRFGLLKYQLGSGGRVLAFASVAVFAGMGAYLFYQTTVVNEYRIPDEMTDSQADYEKRYSQYADAPVLSPVSVKGHFDIYPGERRLKARVEMRWQNRSGEPISRMLVSLPEHTDRASLKFDIPGARLTDEDDSLPVAWLVFDTPIADGAEVAGEISLVRESKGIAENNFDLMLVENGTFINNFELLPVFGYQSDAELLDRHEREKRGLSPKDRANKLEDERFHKVNFFGPQGSFIDFEATVSTAGDQTALVPGYLTKSWQENGRNFFHYKMDSPMVNFFSIVSGRYAVKKEVYQGISIEVYYHPDHPWNVDRMMESVRDSVDYFTAAFGPYQHRQLRIMEFPGYRSFAQSFANTVPYSERIGFITDLRDPDKIDPVYYVTAHEVAHQWWGHQVGAADVQGSAVISESLSQYAALMVMEKKYGGHMLRKFLRYELDRYLRGRGGERIGEMPLLRSENQQYIHYQKGSVVMMAIKDMVGEEKLNANLAAFLERYRYRTDPFPTTLDLLSYLKQGLDDEELAFVDSAFRDIKLYDLRLTNAKVTELDNGKVRVDLDIHAGLLKADNEGKEQEEAFNERVDIGLFAADPDSIDSEEQVLLLEKHPLKSGDNQLSFELDKAPSYVGVDPFVKLVDRDSKDNIFKL
- a CDS encoding phospho-sugar mutase → MDTYLAFKVKHWLARDPDAKSRAALDALVAAGDDRALEAAFDGRLAFGTAGIRGIVGPGPMGMNRLLVRETSAGLGAYLEAQIKDAKRRGLVIGFDGRHDSRVFAHDAACVLSAMGFKVRLTSHVAPTPLVAFGVKHFEAAAGIVVTASHNPPKYNGYKVYWENGAQIIPPHDAGIAACIDRAANLELPWMPEPEAVKQGRLSFLQDDFFERYRRAILHSPLLHPAGESQAGRASLGIAYTAMHGVGAPMAERVLRDAGFSQVYSVAAQREPDGNFPTVNFPNPEEPGAMDMVINEASDKGAMLACANDPDADRFALAARQRNGGYRMLSGDQTGALLCDYLLSHWQGAGVPLVGNTIVSSALLHAIAAHYGARSYTTLTGFKWLMNTAQQLETPQQPFLFAYEEALGYTVGNLVWDKDGISAQLCFANLAAELLAEGKDVWAALERLYRRHGLYVNRQVSIALGEGTPDIGAWLRDNPPTEIDKRPVTALEDLKHLRKVYADGREEVIALPASDVLIYHLGASAATPGSTARVIVRPSGTEPKIKCYYELVLPMADGIAMADAQREGDALMAALVDGHQASLPR
- a CDS encoding VOC family protein — protein: MQATQPLVWGEIAVGDMARAIAFYQTQFGVSFRREDMDEVEYAILECSDEKAATIGLMKHPEFKPGQGGACLYLHLADNLGPLVGKLEQNQVQIVMPPMGIKGGECGYIALFVDSEGNTVGLWSPTL